In Bosea sp. PAMC 26642, the DNA window CCCTGCAGTTCGGCGTCAGCCGAACGCCGGTGCGCGAAGCTTTCAAGCGGCTGGTCGAGGAGGGCTTCCTCGTCGTCGTCCCGCAGGTCGGCACCTTCGTTGCGCCGATCGATCTCGCCGCCGTCTATGACAGCCAGTTCGTTCGTGAGACGCTGGAATGCCGCACTGTCGTGCTTGCAGCCCAGAACATCGACGCGGAAGGCAGGATCCGGCTGGACGATCTCGTGGCCCGGCAAGCGGCGGCGATGCAGGCCGGTGATCGCACAACCTTCTTTCGGCTCGACGAGGCGTTCCATGCGCAACTGCTGCAACTCGCTGGGCATCCGTCGGTCTGGAGCATGATCGAATCGGTCAAGGCGCAGCTCGACCGCGTCCGCTGCCTCTCGCTCGAGACGCCGTCCTGGTCGGACATGATCCTGAGCGAGCATCGCACGATCGCGGCCTGCGTCGGTCGCGGCGACGCAAACGGGGCGGAGGCCGCGATGCGCGCGCATCTGCGTACCGTCTTCGACGCGATCCAGAAGATCGCTCAGGCCCATGTCGACGCCTTCGACAAGTCCCGGCTCGTCGCTGGCGGCCACTGAACCGAAAACGCCGGCGCACGCTTCAACCGCGCCGCAGGGAGAGAGACGATGGAAGAAACCTGGCGCTGGTTTGGGCCCAAGGACGCCGTGCAACTGCCGCAGATCCGGCAGACGGGCGCGCGCGGCATCGTCACCTCGCTGCACGACATCCCCTATGGTGAGGTCTGGAGCATTGCCGCGATCGAGGAACGCAAGGCGATCATCGCCGCGGACGCCTCGCTAGGGCTCGAATGGCGCGTGGTGGAGAGCCTGCCGATCCATGAACGGATCAAGCTGAATGAGGGCGACCAGACGGCGCTCTTCGACAATTACCGAACCTCGATGCGCAATCTCGCCGCCTGCGGCGTGAAGACGATCTGCTACAATTTCATGCCGGTGCTCGACTGGACGCGCACGACGCTGGCCCATCCCCTGCCCGGCGGGGGCACGGCGCTGCGCTTCGACATCGTCGAATTCGCCGCCTTCGACTGCTACATGCTGGAACGGCCGGGCGCGGAGGCCGAGTTTTCCGAAGAGACGCTGGTCGCGGCCCGCAACTGGGCGAAGGCGGCGTCGGAATCCGACAAGGCCAAGCTGCTCGCCAACATCATGGCCGGCCTTCCGGGCGCCTATGACCGTTACGACATTCCCGGCTTGCGGCGTATGCTCGACCGCTATCGCGGCGTCACGCGCGAAATCTTGCGCGAGAACCTCGCCCGCTTCCTCCGCGAGATCATCCCGCTCGCCGACGAACTTGGTATGCGCTTCGCCATCCACCCCGACGACCCGCCACGCTCGCTGATGGGCCTGCCTCGCATCGTTTCGGGCGAAGACGACATCGCTTTCGTGCTCGGCGCCATCGACAGCGTCGCCAACGGGCTGACGCTCTGCTCGGGCTCGTTGGGCGCCGGGCCGAAGAACGACGTGCCCGGCATCGCAAGGCGCTTCGCCCACCGCATCCATTTCGCTCATCTGCGCAATGTCGCCAAGGACCCGAACGGCTCCTTCATGGAGGCCGACCATCTCGACGGCGACACCGACATGGTCGCGCTCGTCTCGGTTCTGCTGGAAGAGCAGGAACGCCGTCGGCTCTCGGGCGCCGCGAACTGGCGCATCCCGATGCGCCCGGATCATGGCCATGAACTGCTCGACGACATCGGCAAGCCGACCCATCCCGGCTATCCGGTCATCGGCCGTCTCAAGGGGCTGGCCGAACTGCGCGGCGTGATGCGCGCCGTCTCCGCCGCCAAGGGCTGGCCGCTGTCCTGACAAACCCGGTCGGGGCAGCCGTTAGACCGTCGAGCCGGTCTTTCGCCGCCCCGCCAGCCGCTCCAGCGCACCGTCCAGCGTCGCGTCATGTTTGGCGAAGCAGAAGCGCACCACGGTCCTGACCGCGCCCTCAGCATAGAAGGCGCTGACCGGGATCGCCGCGACGCCGTTTTCCATCACCAGGCGCTGGCAGAAATCGACGTCGTCGCTTTCGCCAAGCGCGGCAATATCGACATTCAGAAAATAGGTGCCGACGCTCGGCAGCACGCTGTAGCCGAGACCTGTCAGCCCATCGGCGAAGCGGTCGCGCGAGCGCTGGAAATCGGCCCGCATCCCCTCGAAGTAGCTGTCGTCTTTCCCGAGCCCGTAGGCCACGGCGGCCTGCAGGTTCGGTGGCGTCGTGAAGGTGATGTACTGGTGCGCCTTGGCCAGGACCTTCATCAGGTTCGGCGCGGCCATCACCAGCCCGACTTTCCAGCCGGTCAGCGAAAAGATCTTGCCGGCCGACGAAATCTTGACCGTGCGCTCGCGCATCCCCGGCCGGCTCAGCATCGGCACATGGCGGCGGCCGTCGAAGACGACGTGCTCCCAGACCTCGTCGCAGATCGCGACGGCGTCATGCTTCACGCAGAACGAGGCGAGCAGGTCGAGATCGGCGTCGCTGAAGATCGTCGCGGTCGGGTTCAGCGGGTTGTTGAACAGAACGACCTTCGTGTTCGGCGAGAATGCTTTTGCCAGTGCCGCCTCGCTCAGCCCGAAATGCGGCGGCGTCAGCGTCACGAATTTCGGTATACCGCCGGCCCGGCGCACCAGCGGCACATAGGCGTCGTACATCGGCTCGAACAGCACGACCTCGTCGCCCGGCGCAATCAGCGCCATCAGCGCGCCGGCGATCGCCTCGGTCGCGCCCGAGGTCACCATGATCTCGCTGTCGGGATCGAGATCGAGCCCCTGCCAGTGCTGGTAATGCACGGCCGTCGCCTGGCGCAGCTCGGGCAGGCCCATCATCGGCGGATACTGGTTCCAGCCGTTGATCACCGCATCGGCCGCCTTGCGCCGGACATCTTCCGGGCCCGGATCGTCGGGAAAGCCCTGTCCGAGATTGATCGCTTCGGTTTCACGCGCGAGACGCGACATCACCTCGAAGACGCTCGTCTGAAGGGAAGAGAAGATCGGGTTCATCGGCAGGGACATGGCTCGGGTTGCGATCGGCCGCCGCTCTATCACGCGAGGCCTTCAAACGCATCCCGGACTTCAGGAACACTCCAGATCGAATATGAAATGATGATTGTTGACATTCGTCATAGGTCAGGATCTAGTGCTTTTGCCGGTTCGCGACGGCTCCTGCGGCGGCTTCGCCCCTTTGACGCTGCGGGACGTCGTCGTGAACCGGTGACCCTTTGGGCGCCGCTGTTGCCCGCTTTGCGGACGCGCCCTAAAGCAGGCGCTGCATGGCCCGCGCCCCCACCCCCGCTTTGATGATCCTCGGAACCGGCTCGAATGTCGGGAAATCGCTCATCGTCGCGGGGCTGTGCCGGCTCTTCGCCGATCGCGGGCTGAAGGTCAGGCCCTTCAAGCCTCAGAACATGTCCAACAACGCGGCCGCGACGCCGGGCGGCGAGATCGGCCGCGCCCAGGCGCTGCAGGCCCGCGCGGCCCGTATCACGCCCCATGTCGACATGAACCCGGTGCTGCTGAAGCCCGAAAGCGAGACCGGCAGCCAGATCGTGCTGCAGGGCCGCGTCGCCGGCCATCTCGCCTCGGGCGATTTCGCCCGGCGCGGCGATTTCCTGCCGAAGGTTCTTGAAAGTTTCGCAAGGCTCGGCGAGGGCGCCGACCTCGTCATCGTCGAGGGGGCGGGCTCGCCGGCCGAGACCAATCTGCGCGCCCGCGACATCGCCAATCTCGGCTTTGCCCGCGCCGCCGGCGTGCCCGCCGTGCTGATCGGCGACATCGACCGCGGCGGCGTCATCGCGAGCCTGGTCGGCACCCATGCCGTGCTCGATGCGGACGACCGCGCCATGATCCGGGCTTTCGCGATCAACCGCTTCCGGGGCGACGTCACGCTGTTTGCGCCCGGCGTCGAGGCCATTGCCCGGGCGACCGGCTGGCCCTGTCTCGGCGTCGTGCCCTGGTTCGCAGCGGCGAACCGTCTTCCCGCCGAGGACGGCCTCGATCTCACGGCTGCGCGGAAACCCGGTGCCCCGCTGAAGATCGCCGTCCCGGTCATGCCCGGCATCGCCAATTTCGACGATCTCGACCCGCTTAAGCTCGAGGCCTCGGTCGATCTCGTCATGGTCCGGCGCGGACAGTCTCTGCCCGGCGACGCCGGCCTCGTCATCCTGCCGGGTTCGAAGACGACGATGCGCGATCTCGCGGTGCTGCGCGACGAGGGCTGGGATATCGACCTGGCCGCCCACCGCCGCCGGGGCGGGCATGTCCTTGGTCTCTGCGGCGGCTACCAGATGCTTGGCCGCGTCGTGCGCGATCCGCTCGGGCTTGAGGGGCCGGCGGGCGAGGTCGCCGGACTGGGCCTGCTCGATGTCGAGACCACGCTCGATCGCGACAAGACGGTCCGTGAGGTCGATGTCGCCCATGCCGCCAGCGCGACGACCGGCCGCGCCTACGAGATCCATCTCGGCCATACCGACGGCCCCGACACGGTCCGGGCGCCGTTTCGGGTCGACCAGCGGGCGGAAGGCGCCGCGAGCCGCGATGGCCATGTTCTTGGCAGCTATCTGCATGGTATTTTCACGTCGAACGCCATCCGGTCCGCTTATCTGGCCCAATTCGCCGGCACCTCGGGCTCGATGCCGAACTACGAAAGCGATATCGAGGCGACGCTGGACGCGTTGGCCGCGCATCTGGCACGGCATCTCGACATCGAGGCGCTGCTCGCTCTCGCGCGGGAACAGCGCCGGCAGCCCATGCGTTAGGCTAACGGAACGACAAGTTTCGACCCTAAAACCTATATCCTGCATGATGTTGACGAGTGACGAAATTCGTCATACGGATCGCTTCCAAGCTTCAGTCGTCGCCAAACCGAACGGGCACCCGCGTTGAGCCATCCAGAGCGCGACACGAGGCAAAGCATCGTCGACACGGCCGAACGGTTCTTCAAGGACATCGGCTACCAGAAGACGACGGTCGCAGACATCGCCAAATCCCTGCGCATGAGCCCCGCCAACGTCTACCGTTTCTTCGACTCCAAGAAGTCGATCAACGAGGCGGTGCTGGCGCGCTACAAGGGCGAAGTCGAGCAGGCCCTGGCGGCGATCGCCGCCGAACCACGCTCCGCCGCGAGCCGGCTGCGCGACATGCTGATCGCCTCCTATCGCATCAACGAGGCGCGCTACGGCGCCCAGCAGCGTATGCACGAGATGGTCTGTGCCGCGATGGAGGAGAGCTGGGACGCGATCCTCGGCCATATCGAGCGCTTCGACGCACTTCTGCGTGGTGTGGTCGCGGACGGTGTCGTGAGTGGGGAGTTCCCCGGCATCGACCCGGTCACGGCGACCCGGTGCGTGCGCATGGCGATGATCCGCTTTCACCACCCCCTGCTGATGGCGCAGTGCGAGCAGATTCCCGGCCCCACGGCCGAGGAGATGGTCGATTTCATTCTGGCCGGCCTGCGGGGGCAGGCCGCATCAGGCTTGACCGCGGCGCGTTGACAAGCCGCCACGGGAGCGGGATACCCCGCCTGCAATGGCCAGATTCACCAAGCAGAACGGCAAGAAGTTCGCCGTCATCGTGCATGACCTCTTGGTCACGGCGCTGGCGATCTGGCTCGTCTTCGTCATCCGGTTCGAGGGCTTCCAGCTCCAGGAGCGGCTGCGTATTCTGCCGAGCTTTCTGCCGCTGTTCGTCGTCTACGCCGGCTGCGTCTACTGGCTCTTCTCGCTCTACCGCTCGAAATGGCGCTTCGCCTCGCTGCCGGATCTGTCGAACATCGTCCGTTCCGTCAGCATCCTGACGCTGACGCTGCTGGTGATCGACTACGTCATCGTCGCGCCGACGCTCTACGGCAACTACTTCTTCGGCAAGATCACGGTGGCGCTCTACTGGCTCGTGCAGACCGCGCTGCTGGGCGGGCCGCGCCTGGCCTATCGCTACTTCAAATACTCTCGTTCCAAGCATCACGCGGTTCGCGATGCGGCGCTGCCGGCCCTGATTCTCGGCCGAGGCGTCGAGGTCGAGATGGCGATCCGCGCCATGGAGACCGGCACGACGCGCAAGCTGCGTCCGGCCGGCATCCTGACCCCCCGCATCGACGATCTCGGCCAGTCGATCCGTGGCGTGCCGGTGCTCGGCCTGCTGCACGAGATCGAGACGATCGTGCTCGACGCCGCCGAGCGGGGCGAGCCGTTCCGCCGCATCGTCGCGACCGCGAGTGCGCTGCAGCCCGAGGCCGAGCCCGACAAATGGCTGGCGCGCACCCGCAAGCTCGCTCTGCCGATCTCGCGCATCGACACGCTCGGCGAAGGCGCGCGCGACACCGAACTTGCGCCGCTGGAGATCGAGGACTTGCTGGTCCGGCCATCCGTCAGGATCGACCGTGAGCGGCTGGGTGCGTTTCTGAAGGGCAAGCGCGTCATCGTCACCGGCGGCGGCGGCTCGATCGGCTCCGAAATCTGCCTGCGCTGCGCCGCCTTCGGAGCGGCCGAACTGCTGGTGGTCGAGAGCTCAGAACCCGCCCTCTTTCAGATCACCGAACTGCTCTCGATCCACGATCACGGCATGGCGGTCTCGGGCGCGCTGGCCGATGTGCGGGATCGCGCCCGCATCACGCCCCTCTTCACCGCCTTCGCGCCCGACATCGTCATCCATGCCGCTGCGCTGAAGCACGTTCCCTATCTGGAAGCTGACTGGAGCGAGGGCATCAAGACCAACGTCTTCGGCTCGGTCAACGTCACCGATGCGGCGATCGCCGCCGGCGCCAAGATCTTCGTGCTGATCTCGACCGACAAGGCGATCGAGCCCGTCTCGATGCTGGGCGCGACCAAGCGCTTCGCCGAGATGTACGCGCAGTCGCGCGACGCCGAATTCGTCGCCGCGACCGCCGGCATGCGGCTCGTGGCGGTGCGCTTCGGCAACGTGCTCGGCTCGGTCGGCTCGGTCGTGCCGAAATTCAAGGCGCAGATCGAGCGCGGTGGGCCGATCACCGTCACCGACCCGGAGATGATCCGCTATTTCATGACCATCCGCGAGGCCTGCGACCTCGTGCTGACCGCTGCCTCCCACGCCCGCGACGACGGTCCCGAGGCCGAGCGGGCGGCCGTCTACGTCCTCAAGATGGGCCAGCCGGTCAGGATCATGGATCTGGCGGAGCGCATGATCCGGCTCGCCGGTTTCGAGCCCGGCCTCGACATCGAGATCGCGATCACCGGCGTCCGCCCTGGCGAGCGGCTGAACGAGATCCTGTTCGCCCATGACGAACCCATGGCCGAGACCGGGCTCGACGGCGTCATGGCGGCAAAACCCGTCTTCGCCGGCCGCGCCAGGATGCAGGCCTGGCTCGCGCAGCTCGACGGCGCCGTGAAGGCGGACCGGCGCGAGGCGGCGGAAGCCGTGCTCGACGAGGCGATTCCCGATTTCAGCCGGCGCCAGCCGGCGCGGCCATCCGCGCCAGAGCCGCTTTCGTCGCGACCGGCGGTCGCCAGCCGGCCCTGAGCAGAGCATCGGGCCGCGCCACCAGCCCGCCGCTGAGCTTTGAGAAGGCTTCGTCCTTCCTGGCCAAGCGTGCCAGCATTCGCAGCCAGTTTGCCGGCACCGGGATCAGCCCCGGTCCGCGCCCCGCGCCCGCCCGCATCGCCGCGATCATCTCGGCGACGCTGATCGTCTCCGCATCCGCGACGATATAGGCAGCTCGCGCCGGACAGGCCGGAGTCAGCGCGAAGACGACGGCCTCGGCCAGATTCTCGACCGCCAGCAGCGAGCGCGGCGCGGCGAGCCCGCCCAGCGGCAGGGGCAGGGGCAGCCGTGCCAGCCGCAGCAGCGCCGCCATATTGGCCTTTACGCCCGGCCCATAAACCAGCACCGGCCGCAGGCTCACCCAGTCGAGATCGTGCGCCGCCAGTCCTTGCTCCGCCGCGAGCTTGGAGCGGCCATAGGCATCGTCGGGCGCGGGCGTCGCCGTCTCGTCGAGCGGAGCGCCGTCGAAGGCCCCCGTCAGGGCCTTGATCGAGGACAGGTTGACGAAGCGGTGAACGCCGGCGGTCCGGGCGGCATCGGCGAGTTCCAGCGTGGCGTCCGTATTGATGCGTCGGTACAAATCCTCATTGAGCCCCGGCCCGGCATGGGCGAGCCCCGCCATGTGGACGACGTGATCAACACCGTCGAGGGCCGCCGACCAGTCGATAGGCCGCGCGAGATCGCCCGTCGCCACCGTCTCGACGCCGTCCTGCACCGGCGCCGCCCGCCGTTGTGCCACGCGCAAACGATAGCCCTCGGCAAGGAGACGGGACACGACATGGGGGCCGATGAAGCCGCTCGCCCCGGTCACGAGGATACGGGCCTCATCCACGATGCGGACGCTTTCGCGAGAAGCGGCGCAGCAGAAGCGCGGTCAGGAGCAGGGCCGCCAGCAGGCACGCTGCCTGTACCCAGACCAGATTCCAGACGATGCTCGCCGCCGCGAGCCCGACCAGCAGGATGTTCAGGCCGGCGACCGGCCCGACGATTTCGCCGACGCTGAATCCGTTCGTGGTCGCCTGCTGGTAGAAATGGCTGCGATGCGCTTCCCAGACGCGTTCCCGCCGCGCCAGCCGGCGCAGCAGCGTCAGCGTGGCGTCCGTGACATGATAGAGCGGCAGGATAAGCGCCGCCGCGAGTGCATCCGTTCCCGCCAGCCGATAGAGCAGAAAGGCGGCGAGCAGCCCGAGCGGCAGCGAGCCGACATCGCCGAGAAAGAGCCGCGCCACCGGCCGGTTGAACGGAGCAAAGCCGATCAGCCCGCCGCATAGCGCTGCCGCAAGCCAGCCGCTCGCCGGGTCAAGGAGGCCGAGCGCGCCCGCCAGCGCCAGCGCCCCGCTCAGCGGCACAAGCCCTGCGACGGTGATCCAGTCGATCCCATCCATGAAATTGACGAGGTTGACGAACCAGACCCCGGCGAGCAGCGCCAGCATCCGTTCCAGCCAGAGCGGCATCGTCTCGGGAAACAGCCGCAGCCCGGGCGCCGCATAGGCCAGTACCAGCCAGACGCAGGCCCCTTGCAGCATGAGCCTGAGGGAAGCTGGAAGCGGCCTGATATCGTCGAAGGCGCCGACCGCCGCCAGCAGAACGGACGCCGCCATCACCACGAACAGCCCTTCGCGCGCCGGCACGGGAGCGAACAGGACGGCCAGCCCCAATGCCAGGAAGGCACCGGCAAGCACGGCGATCCCACCCCCCTGAGGCGTCGGCTCGCGATGGCTGGAGCGCGCATTGGGCCGCGCCAGGGCGTAGCGCACGAGCAGCGGGCGCAGCAAGACGCACAGCAGCGCGGCGCTGCCGGCGGCAATGAGCGCGATCAGAAGGGGGGCAAGAAAGGCGTCCAAGGCGGCGGCACCATAATCGAGCCGGCGCAAATGCCTAGTGGGCACATCGAGGCGCAATTCTGCCGGGCTTGCCATGCCGGGCACAAAGAGTGAACATGTCGCGATGCCCAGCGCCGATTCCCTGCTCAATCCGCCGCCGACGCGGCCCGACATCACCCGCGCCGTCTGCCGCGGCGCCGGCCGGCATCTGCGCCAGCGCGGCTATGCCGTGGTCAAGGAGATGACCTTCGCCAATGGCCGTCGCGGCGACATCGTGGCGCTGTCCCCGGCGGGCGAATTGCTGGTCGTCGAGGTCAAGTCCGGCATCGAGGACTACCGTGTCG includes these proteins:
- a CDS encoding aminotransferase, yielding MNPIFSSLQTSVFEVMSRLARETEAINLGQGFPDDPGPEDVRRKAADAVINGWNQYPPMMGLPELRQATAVHYQHWQGLDLDPDSEIMVTSGATEAIAGALMALIAPGDEVVLFEPMYDAYVPLVRRAGGIPKFVTLTPPHFGLSEAALAKAFSPNTKVVLFNNPLNPTATIFSDADLDLLASFCVKHDAVAICDEVWEHVVFDGRRHVPMLSRPGMRERTVKISSAGKIFSLTGWKVGLVMAAPNLMKVLAKAHQYITFTTPPNLQAAVAYGLGKDDSYFEGMRADFQRSRDRFADGLTGLGYSVLPSVGTYFLNVDIAALGESDDVDFCQRLVMENGVAAIPVSAFYAEGAVRTVVRFCFAKHDATLDGALERLAGRRKTGSTV
- a CDS encoding cobyric acid synthase → MARAPTPALMILGTGSNVGKSLIVAGLCRLFADRGLKVRPFKPQNMSNNAAATPGGEIGRAQALQARAARITPHVDMNPVLLKPESETGSQIVLQGRVAGHLASGDFARRGDFLPKVLESFARLGEGADLVIVEGAGSPAETNLRARDIANLGFARAAGVPAVLIGDIDRGGVIASLVGTHAVLDADDRAMIRAFAINRFRGDVTLFAPGVEAIARATGWPCLGVVPWFAAANRLPAEDGLDLTAARKPGAPLKIAVPVMPGIANFDDLDPLKLEASVDLVMVRRGQSLPGDAGLVILPGSKTTMRDLAVLRDEGWDIDLAAHRRRGGHVLGLCGGYQMLGRVVRDPLGLEGPAGEVAGLGLLDVETTLDRDKTVREVDVAHAASATTGRAYEIHLGHTDGPDTVRAPFRVDQRAEGAASRDGHVLGSYLHGIFTSNAIRSAYLAQFAGTSGSMPNYESDIEATLDALAAHLARHLDIEALLALAREQRRQPMR
- a CDS encoding NAD-dependent epimerase/dehydratase family protein, giving the protein MDEARILVTGASGFIGPHVVSRLLAEGYRLRVAQRRAAPVQDGVETVATGDLARPIDWSAALDGVDHVVHMAGLAHAGPGLNEDLYRRINTDATLELADAARTAGVHRFVNLSSIKALTGAFDGAPLDETATPAPDDAYGRSKLAAEQGLAAHDLDWVSLRPVLVYGPGVKANMAALLRLARLPLPLPLGGLAAPRSLLAVENLAEAVVFALTPACPARAAYIVADAETISVAEMIAAMRAGAGRGPGLIPVPANWLRMLARLARKDEAFSKLSGGLVARPDALLRAGWRPPVATKAALARMAAPAGAG
- a CDS encoding nucleoside-diphosphate sugar epimerase/dehydratase translates to MARFTKQNGKKFAVIVHDLLVTALAIWLVFVIRFEGFQLQERLRILPSFLPLFVVYAGCVYWLFSLYRSKWRFASLPDLSNIVRSVSILTLTLLVIDYVIVAPTLYGNYFFGKITVALYWLVQTALLGGPRLAYRYFKYSRSKHHAVRDAALPALILGRGVEVEMAIRAMETGTTRKLRPAGILTPRIDDLGQSIRGVPVLGLLHEIETIVLDAAERGEPFRRIVATASALQPEAEPDKWLARTRKLALPISRIDTLGEGARDTELAPLEIEDLLVRPSVRIDRERLGAFLKGKRVIVTGGGGSIGSEICLRCAAFGAAELLVVESSEPALFQITELLSIHDHGMAVSGALADVRDRARITPLFTAFAPDIVIHAAALKHVPYLEADWSEGIKTNVFGSVNVTDAAIAAGAKIFVLISTDKAIEPVSMLGATKRFAEMYAQSRDAEFVAATAGMRLVAVRFGNVLGSVGSVVPKFKAQIERGGPITVTDPEMIRYFMTIREACDLVLTAASHARDDGPEAERAAVYVLKMGQPVRIMDLAERMIRLAGFEPGLDIEIAITGVRPGERLNEILFAHDEPMAETGLDGVMAAKPVFAGRARMQAWLAQLDGAVKADRREAAEAVLDEAIPDFSRRQPARPSAPEPLSSRPAVASRP
- a CDS encoding TetR/AcrR family transcriptional regulator; this translates as MSHPERDTRQSIVDTAERFFKDIGYQKTTVADIAKSLRMSPANVYRFFDSKKSINEAVLARYKGEVEQALAAIAAEPRSAASRLRDMLIASYRINEARYGAQQRMHEMVCAAMEESWDAILGHIERFDALLRGVVADGVVSGEFPGIDPVTATRCVRMAMIRFHHPLLMAQCEQIPGPTAEEMVDFILAGLRGQAASGLTAAR
- a CDS encoding GntR family transcriptional regulator, yielding MTFSAVRQGTDQIHRALRVDILSAALLPGAAMSEARMALQFGVSRTPVREAFKRLVEEGFLVVVPQVGTFVAPIDLAAVYDSQFVRETLECRTVVLAAQNIDAEGRIRLDDLVARQAAAMQAGDRTTFFRLDEAFHAQLLQLAGHPSVWSMIESVKAQLDRVRCLSLETPSWSDMILSEHRTIAACVGRGDANGAEAAMRAHLRTVFDAIQKIAQAHVDAFDKSRLVAGGH
- the uxuA gene encoding mannonate dehydratase, whose product is MEETWRWFGPKDAVQLPQIRQTGARGIVTSLHDIPYGEVWSIAAIEERKAIIAADASLGLEWRVVESLPIHERIKLNEGDQTALFDNYRTSMRNLAACGVKTICYNFMPVLDWTRTTLAHPLPGGGTALRFDIVEFAAFDCYMLERPGAEAEFSEETLVAARNWAKAASESDKAKLLANIMAGLPGAYDRYDIPGLRRMLDRYRGVTREILRENLARFLREIIPLADELGMRFAIHPDDPPRSLMGLPRIVSGEDDIAFVLGAIDSVANGLTLCSGSLGAGPKNDVPGIARRFAHRIHFAHLRNVAKDPNGSFMEADHLDGDTDMVALVSVLLEEQERRRLSGAANWRIPMRPDHGHELLDDIGKPTHPGYPVIGRLKGLAELRGVMRAVSAAKGWPLS